A window of the Dunckerocampus dactyliophorus isolate RoL2022-P2 chromosome 21, RoL_Ddac_1.1, whole genome shotgun sequence genome harbors these coding sequences:
- the hacd1 gene encoding very-long-chain (3R)-3-hydroxyacyl-CoA dehydratase 1, translated as MASIEEDGAVEEKENNNKKRTKGAIATAWLTFYNIAMTAGWLVLAMAMMRFYMQKGTHKGLYRSIARTLKFFQTFALVEVGHCAIGIVRTSVIVTGVQVCSRIFMVWFITNSIRQIQNEESVLLFLVVWTLTEITRYSYYTFNLLNHLPYFIKWARYNLFIVLYPLGVAGELLTIYSALPFVRRSGMYSMRLPNKYNVSFDYYYCLIIIMLSYIPLFPQLFFHMLRQRRRVLHGEVIVEKDD; from the exons ATGGCGTCCATCGAGGAGGACGGCGCAGTGGAGgagaaggaaaacaacaacaagaaacgAACGAAAGGCGCCATTGCCACAGCGTGGCTCACCTTCTACAACATCGCCATGACGGCCGG GTGGTTGGTTCTGGCCATGGCCATGATGCGCTTCTACATGCAGAAGGGCACACACAAAGGTCTGTACAGAAGCATTGCGAGGACCCTCAAGTTCTTCCAGACGTTTGCTTTAGTGGAG GTGGGACACTGTGCCATCG GAATCGTGAGGACTTCTGTGATCGTCACCGGGGTGCAAGTGTGCTCACGGATCTTCATGGTTTGGTTCATCACCAACAGCATCAGACAG ATCCAGAATGAAGAAAGTGTGTTGCTGTTCCTGGTGGTGTGGACGCTGACAGAGATTACCAGATATTCCTACTACACCTTTAACCTGCTCAACCACCTGCCGTATTTCATCAAATGGGCCAG ATACAACCTCTTCATCGTCTTGTACCCGCTGGGGGTGGCGGGCGAGCTGCTCACCATTTACTCGGCGTTGCCCTTCGTACGCAGGTCGGGAATGTACTCCATGAGGCTTCCCAACAAGTACAACGTGTCCTTCGACTACTACTActgcctcatcatcatcatgctgTCTTACATCCCAC TGTTTCCTCAGCTCTTCTTCCACATGTTGCGGCAGAGGAGGAGAGTTCTCCACGGGGAGGTCATCGTGGAGAAGGATGACTAG